One genomic segment of Arthrobacter sp. Marseille-P9274 includes these proteins:
- a CDS encoding NAD(P)/FAD-dependent oxidoreductase produces MAYTPALSDRPRVLVVGGGYVGLYVALKLQKKVREHGGIVTLVDPLPYMTYQPFLPEVAAGSIESRHAVVSHRMHLKQTEVITGRVTSIDHANKTATVDSEDGVTFELPYRDVVIAAGAVTRTFPIPGLAEQGIGLKTIEEALELRNTVLERIEAGSILPDGPEKKRALTFVGVGGGFAGIEAMTEIEDMARHAAEQNPRLKRSDLRFVLVEAMGRIMPEVTEHQAEWVVEHMRSRGIEVLLNTSLASAVDGKLELINMPDKSPAQSFEADTLLWTAGVQANPVVRNYGFALDERGRVKANAELRVIDDNGQPVEGAWTAGDVAAVPDLTGGGVGGFCVPNAQHAVRQAKHLAKNIYAERWGVGQVTEYKHENLGAVAGFGINKGVAKVMGIKLKGTLAWLAHRGYHGFAMPTWERKVRVIADWLLNAVLGRDTTEISDLETPYRAFRTAATPAKKPAAAKAEDAKDGQKAEDKAGAQTK; encoded by the coding sequence ATGGCATACACTCCTGCGCTCTCAGACCGTCCCCGCGTCCTGGTCGTCGGCGGCGGCTACGTCGGCCTTTACGTGGCTCTCAAACTCCAGAAGAAGGTCCGGGAACACGGCGGGATCGTGACCCTGGTGGACCCGCTGCCGTACATGACCTACCAGCCGTTCCTGCCCGAGGTCGCGGCCGGATCCATCGAATCCCGCCATGCCGTGGTCTCTCACCGCATGCACCTGAAGCAGACCGAGGTCATCACCGGCCGCGTCACCTCGATCGACCACGCCAATAAGACCGCCACGGTCGATTCCGAAGACGGCGTGACTTTCGAGCTGCCGTACCGCGACGTCGTGATCGCCGCCGGCGCCGTGACCCGTACGTTCCCGATCCCGGGCCTGGCCGAGCAGGGCATCGGCCTGAAGACCATCGAGGAAGCGCTCGAACTGCGCAACACCGTGTTGGAGCGCATCGAAGCCGGCTCCATCCTGCCGGACGGCCCGGAGAAGAAGCGCGCGCTGACCTTCGTCGGCGTCGGCGGCGGCTTCGCCGGTATCGAGGCGATGACCGAGATCGAGGACATGGCCCGCCATGCCGCCGAGCAGAACCCGCGCCTGAAGCGCTCCGACCTGCGCTTCGTGCTGGTCGAGGCCATGGGCCGGATCATGCCCGAGGTCACCGAGCACCAGGCCGAGTGGGTCGTCGAGCACATGCGCTCGCGCGGCATCGAGGTCCTGCTGAACACCTCGCTCGCCTCCGCCGTGGACGGCAAGCTCGAGCTGATCAACATGCCGGACAAGAGCCCGGCCCAGTCCTTCGAGGCGGACACCCTGCTGTGGACCGCGGGCGTGCAGGCCAACCCGGTGGTGCGCAACTACGGCTTCGCCCTTGACGAGCGCGGACGAGTCAAGGCCAATGCCGAACTGCGTGTCATCGACGATAACGGCCAGCCGGTCGAGGGTGCCTGGACCGCGGGTGACGTGGCGGCCGTACCGGACCTCACCGGCGGCGGCGTCGGCGGCTTCTGCGTCCCGAACGCGCAGCACGCCGTCCGCCAGGCCAAGCACCTGGCCAAGAACATCTACGCCGAGCGCTGGGGCGTGGGCCAGGTGACCGAGTACAAGCACGAGAACCTCGGCGCCGTGGCCGGCTTCGGCATCAACAAGGGCGTAGCCAAGGTGATGGGCATCAAGCTCAAGGGCACCCTGGCCTGGCTGGCGCACCGCGGCTACCACGGCTTCGCCATGCCGACCTGGGAGCGCAAGGTCCGCGTCATCGCCGACTGGTTGCTCAACGCCGTCCTTGGCCGCGACACCACCGAGATCAGCGACCTGGAGACCCCGTACCGGGCGTTCCGGACCGCCGCCACGCCAGCCAAGAAGCCGGCGGCGGCCAAGGCAGAGGACGCGAAGGACGGCCAGAAGGCAGAGGACAAGGCCGGCGCCCAGACGAAGTAG